The window CTTCGATTTCGACTTCGATATCGGCCGCTATCGAGATGCGCTGATCCGAACCCTCCAGGGCAAGCAGCTCTACTTGCTCGACGAGCGCGGTGTCACCTTCTTGTCGCCAGCCCTGTTCAGCTCGCAGATCAAGATCCCCGCGACGGCGCCGACCGGCCCTTACGAGGTCGAGATCCTGCTCTATGCCGGCGGTTCGGTGCTGGCGCGCCAGACCACCAATTTCGAAGTGGTGAAGACCGGCGCGGAACAGAGCATGGCGTCGGCGGCGCATGAGCGGCCTCTGCTCTATGGCCTGGCGACCGCTGTCCTCGCGCTGCTGTTCGGCTGGCTTGCGACCGTGATCTTCCGGCGCGACTAGAAACCGTTTTTACCGATCAAGATGATCCAACCTGATCGGATCCGGCTCTCGCTCAGCCGGTCAACATCTCATAGGCAAGGAAGGGCGCGATCGTGCCCTCAGTGACGCTCGTCAGGTCGTCGGCGAGCTCAACCAGCCCGTCGGTCTCGGTCAACGAGGTCAGCACGCCGGCCCCGTCCCGCGGGTGCTTCTGCGCCACCGCGATGCCATTGGCTCCCGGTACAAGCGTGACCCGCACATATTCGCGCCGCCCCGCCTTCTTCTTGTAGGGAAAGCCGAGCCTGACTGGCAGGCCATGCAGCCGCACTGGCGTCGTCCCCGACAAAAGCGCGATCACCGTCCGGGCGACGAAGGCGAAGGTGACGAAGACCGCGACGGGATTGCCGGGCAGGCCGATGAAGGGCGTGCCGCTGACCAGCCCCATCGCGACGGGCCGGCCGGGCTTGATCGCCACGCGCCAGAAGGCGAGCTCGCCGGCGCGCTCCACCGCCGCCTTGACGTGATCCTCCTCGCCGGTCGAGACGCCGCCCGAGGTCAGGATCAGGTCGCAGTTTTCCGCCGCCTGGAGCAGCCGCGCGGCAAGGCTCTCAGGTTCGTCGCGCAGGATGCCGAGGTCGACGACCTCCGCCCCGACGCGCGCCACCATCGCGCGCAACAGGCTGCGATTGGCGTCGTAGATGCCGGCTGGCGGCAGGGCCGTGCCAGGCTCGTTGAGCTCGTCGCCGGTCGAGAAGATCGCCACGCGGACACGGCGGCGCACCACGACCTTAGTCAGGCCGAGCGCGGCGAGCAACGCCAGATCCTGCGGGCGCAGCCCCCGGCCGGCGGCGAGCGCGAGACTGCCGCGCCCGATATCCTCGCCAGCCGGGCGAGCATTGGCGCCGCGCTTCAGGCCAGCCGGGAGGACGACCGCGCCGCCCTCCGCTACGACGTCCTCCTGCATGAAGACCGTCTCGGCACCGGCAGGCATCGGCGCACCAGTGAAAACCCGCACCGCCATCCCTGTGGTCGTGACGCCAGCAGCGTCAACGCCAGCCGCGACCCGGCCCGACAGTGGCAGGCGTGTTTCTCCCGTTGCCGCCAGATCGGCAAAGCGGACCGCGTAACCGTCGACCGCCGAATTGGCGAAAGGCGGCAGATCGACCGGAGCAATCACATCCTGCGCCAGCACGCGCCCGTCGGCCTCGGAAAGCGGTATCGTCTCGATGCCGGCCACGGCCACGATGTGCCCAGCGGCGCGCTCGGCCGCCTGCTCGATCGTCAGCATCGGCCCGAAGGCGTCGGCATCCGCGCTGAGCTGCGCCATCGTCAGAGATCCCCTTTTGCCCGCGCCAGCACGGCATCGAGCGGCTGCGCCTCAGCGAACAGACAATCGGCGATGGCCGGGACATCGTCGAGCCCGATCACCGGCCGGCCGGCATTCGGAAAAGCGGTATCGCTGGCGATCGCGACAATGCTCGGGTCATCCGGATGCAGTGGCGGTTTGCCGTTGGCGGCGCGATAGACCTCAAGCTTGGCGTGCGGGTCGCGCTTGAAGCCCTCGACGATGACGAAATCGACGGGAGAGAGCCGCGCCAGCAGCTCCGGCAGCGTTGCCTCGGATTCGTCGCGTAATTCATGCAGCAGCGCCCAGCGCTTCGCCGACGAGATTAGCACCTCGGAGGCGCCGGCCTGCCGATGAGCCCAGGAATCCTTGCCGGGCGTGTCGAGGTCAAAGGCGTGATGGGCGTGCTTGATCGTCGAGACCGTGACGCCCCGGCGGTTGAACTCCGGGATCAGCCTGGTGAGGAGGGTCGTCTTGCCGGCCCCGCTCCAGCCCGCCAGTCCGATCACACGCATCGACAAGGACATCCCCAAAAAGACAAAGCCGGGCGCAAGAGGCGCCCGGCAGTCATCGTGCAAATCGGTTCAGCCGGTCAAGCGCGGCGAAAGTTCACTCGGCCGGCTGCAGCTTGCCGCCGGTAACGTGCCCCTTGCGCACCTCATCGGCGACCCAGAGCGAATGGTGCTCCTTGGCCCAGTTGAGGTCGACCTCTCCGGAGCCCATCGCGTCGAAGGCGCCCTCCATGCCGATCGTGCCGATATAGATGTGGGCGAGGATCGCGGCGACCATCAGCACGCCGACGATGCCGTGGACCACGTTCCAGAACTGCAGGTCGAGCACGCCGCCGGCGGTTGCGGGGAAGAGCAGATAGATGCCGGAGACGCCAAGCGCCGCGCCGCCAAGCACAACCGTCCAGAACACGATCTTCTGGCCGCCATTGAAGCGCTTCGCCGGCGGGTGGGCCTTGCCGACGATGCCGCCGCCGGCCGCGAACCAGCGGACGTCGATCATGCCGGGTATGTTGTCCTTGATCCAGACCAGGAACATCAGGGCGATGCCGAGCATGAACGGCCAGGCGAGGTAGTTGTGCGCCCATTTCGCGACGATCGAGATGTTGGTGAACGCCTCCGGGCCGATCAGCGGCAGCAGCAGCGACTTGCCGAAAGTGACGTTGAGCCCGGACAGCGCCAGCACGATGAAGCAGGCGGCGGTCAGCCAGTGGACGAAGCGCTCGAAGCCGTTGAAGCGCGTCAGCGTCTGCCCGGACGGGCCGCCTTCGATCCGGATACGGCCACGGAAGAGATAGAAGGCGACCAGCAGGATCAGCATGCCGAGCACGGCGACCGCACCGATCCTGGTCATCGTGTTCTGATGGAAGACGCGCCATTCGCGCCCGGCTGGACGCTCGAGCGTCGCCGCCTTGGTGTCGGGGATCGTGATACGGCCTTGCAGCTCGGCGGAGGGGTTACCCTTCAGCGCGTCGAGGAACTGCTTCTCCTTGACCGAATCGGCGGTCGGATTGACCTGCTGGGCGGCGCCAGGCTGGGCGAAGCCGACCGCGATGGCCAGCAGCAATGCCGCGACGAGGAAGTGGAGGTGAGCGCGGAGCGACATTGCGGCATCCTTTCGCGAAGGCGGTATCTGACTGGGGAGGAACGCACCCGACCTTTTCAGGCCGTGATGCGCCCCCCTCCCCCAGCTCAGATCGTGATGGTTTCCCGGTAGGCGGTCTGCCAGCCCCAGGCTCCCGAGCCGTAGCCGCGCTTGACCACGCGTTCCTTGTAGATCTGCGCGATCACCTCGCCGTCGCCGGCGAGCAGCGACTTGGTCGAGCACATCTCGGCGCAGAGCGGCAGCTTGCCCTCGGCGAGGCGATTCGAGCCGTATTTCTGGAACTCGGCCGGCGAGAGGTCGACCTCGGGGCCGCCGGAGCAATAGGTGCACTTGTCCATCTTGCCGCGCGAGCCGAAGTTGCTGACCTTCGGATATTGCGGAGCGCCGAACGGGCAGGCGTAGAAGCAATAGCCGCAGCCGATGCACAGATCCTTGTTGTGCAACACCACGGCATCCGCCGTGGTGTAGAAGCAGTCGACCGGGCAGACCGCCGCGCAGGGCGCGTCCGTGCAATGCATGCAGGCCATCGAGACCGAGCGCTCGCCGGGCTTGCCGTCATTGATGGTGACGACGCGCCGGCGATTGATGCCCCAGGGCACGTCGTTCTCGTTCTTGCAGGCGGTGACGCAGGCGTTGCACTCGATGCAGCGATCGGCGTCGCAGAGGAATTTCATCCGGGCCATGGTTCAGTTCCTCCTCACGCCGCCGCGATCTGGCAGAGCGTGACCTTGCCTTCGTGCATGGCGGTCACGGGGTCATAGCCATAGGTGGTGATGGTGTTGACGGACTCGCCGAGCACGATCGGGTCCAGCCCCTTGGGGTAGTTGCCGCGCTGGTCGACACCCTGGAAGACGCCGCCGAAGTGGAAGGGCATGAAGGCGGCGCCCTTGCCGACGCGCTCGGTCACCAGCGCCTTGACCCTGGCCTTGGAATTGTTCTCCGGACCGGTCACCCAGACCATGGCGCCGTCCCTGATGCCGCGTGCGACCGCGTCCGCCGGGTTGATCTCGACGAACATGTCCTGCTGCAATTCGGCCAGCCACTTGTTCGAGCGCGTCTCCTCGCCGCCGCCCTCGTATTCGACGAGCCGGCCGGAGGTCAGCACGATCGGGAAGGACTTGGCGATGCCCTTCTCGACCGCCGCCTTCTGCACCGATGTGTGCAGGTTGGGGATGCGCAGCGTGCGCTCGTCCGGCCGGGCCGGCCACTTCGCCACGAGGTCGACGCGCGGCGAATAGATCGGCTCGCGATGGGTCGGCACCGGGTCGGGCAGGTTCCAGGCATTGGCCCTGGCCTTGCCGTTGCCATAGGGCACGCAGCCATGGTCCATCGCGACGCGCTGGATGCCGCCCGACAGGTCGATCGACCAGGAGACCGCGTCGATGTTGTTGCCGCCGATCCAGGAGATGGTGGCCAGTTCCGCCGGCGTCAGGTCCTTGTCCCAGCCGAGCTTCTTCAGCACGCCCATGGTGAACTCGGGATAGCCGTCCTTGATGTCCGAGTTGAGGGAGTAGGAGCCGCCCTCGGCGAGCAGGGTATCCTCGACCTTGCTGCCATCAGGCAGCGTGCGCTCGCGGGTCAGGCCGAAGCGCGGGCGGAAGGTGCCGCCGCCATCCTTCGCGGCGAGCGAGGTGTTGTAGAGGATGTGGGTGCCGGGGTGCTTGTATTCGGGCGTGCCCCAGCACGGCCAGGGCAGGCCGTAGAAGTCGTTCTCGACGGGCGAGCCCTTGGCGCCGCGCAGCGTCACGATGTCGAACTTGTCCTGGTTCGCCATGTGCAGCTTGAGGCGCTCGGGCGACTGGCCGGTATAGCCGGTCGACCAGCCGCCGCGGTTGATCTCCCTGAGGATCGACTCGGCCGTCGGCTCCAGCCCTATCTTGCCCTGGACCATCTCGTAGGGCCGGAACATCTCGGTGGCGAAGCCCAGCTTCTGCGAGAGCTTGTAGATGACCGCGTAGTCGCTGGCGGATTCGAAGATCGGCTCGACGACCTTTTCGCCCCATTGCACCGAGCGGTTGGAGCAGGTGCGCGAGCCCGAGGTCTCGAACTGGGTGCAGACCGGCAGGATATAGGTGCCGTTCTTGCGCCCGCCGAGCGAGACGAAATTGGTCGGGTGCGGATCGCAGACGACGAGCAATTCGAGCTTCTCGAGGCCCTTCACCGCATCGGGCATGCGCGGGATGGTGTTGCCGCCATGGCCCATGACGAACATGGCCTTGAGGTTGTCCTTCTGGTCGACCTGCTCGGCCGGCAGGTTCGCAGCGTCGAACCAGCGGGTCGAGGTGTGGCCCGAGGTCTCCATGTTCTGCTTGCGGGTACGGGCGGCGCGGCCGCCCTTGGCCGGCACCTCGTCGAAGCGCGAGACGAAGTAGTCGTAATCGACGCCCCAGACACGGGACCAATGGCGCCAGGCGCCTTCGACCAGGCCGTAATAGCAAGGCAGGTTCGAGATATCGAGGCCGAAATCGGTCGCGCCC is drawn from Bosea sp. Tri-49 and contains these coding sequences:
- a CDS encoding molybdopterin molybdotransferase MoeA; its protein translation is MAQLSADADAFGPMLTIEQAAERAAGHIVAVAGIETIPLSEADGRVLAQDVIAPVDLPPFANSAVDGYAVRFADLAATGETRLPLSGRVAAGVDAAGVTTTGMAVRVFTGAPMPAGAETVFMQEDVVAEGGAVVLPAGLKRGANARPAGEDIGRGSLALAAGRGLRPQDLALLAALGLTKVVVRRRVRVAIFSTGDELNEPGTALPPAGIYDANRSLLRAMVARVGAEVVDLGILRDEPESLAARLLQAAENCDLILTSGGVSTGEEDHVKAAVERAGELAFWRVAIKPGRPVAMGLVSGTPFIGLPGNPVAVFVTFAFVARTVIALLSGTTPVRLHGLPVRLGFPYKKKAGRREYVRVTLVPGANGIAVAQKHPRDGAGVLTSLTETDGLVELADDLTSVTEGTIAPFLAYEMLTG
- a CDS encoding formate dehydrogenase subunit gamma, which translates into the protein MSLRAHLHFLVAALLLAIAVGFAQPGAAQQVNPTADSVKEKQFLDALKGNPSAELQGRITIPDTKAATLERPAGREWRVFHQNTMTRIGAVAVLGMLILLVAFYLFRGRIRIEGGPSGQTLTRFNGFERFVHWLTAACFIVLALSGLNVTFGKSLLLPLIGPEAFTNISIVAKWAHNYLAWPFMLGIALMFLVWIKDNIPGMIDVRWFAAGGGIVGKAHPPAKRFNGGQKIVFWTVVLGGAALGVSGIYLLFPATAGGVLDLQFWNVVHGIVGVLMVAAILAHIYIGTIGMEGAFDAMGSGEVDLNWAKEHHSLWVADEVRKGHVTGGKLQPAE
- the fdh3B gene encoding formate dehydrogenase FDH3 subunit beta; translation: MARMKFLCDADRCIECNACVTACKNENDVPWGINRRRVVTINDGKPGERSVSMACMHCTDAPCAAVCPVDCFYTTADAVVLHNKDLCIGCGYCFYACPFGAPQYPKVSNFGSRGKMDKCTYCSGGPEVDLSPAEFQKYGSNRLAEGKLPLCAEMCSTKSLLAGDGEVIAQIYKERVVKRGYGSGAWGWQTAYRETITI
- the mobB gene encoding molybdopterin-guanine dinucleotide biosynthesis protein B codes for the protein MRVIGLAGWSGAGKTTLLTRLIPEFNRRGVTVSTIKHAHHAFDLDTPGKDSWAHRQAGASEVLISSAKRWALLHELRDESEATLPELLARLSPVDFVIVEGFKRDPHAKLEVYRAANGKPPLHPDDPSIVAIASDTAFPNAGRPVIGLDDVPAIADCLFAEAQPLDAVLARAKGDL
- a CDS encoding formate dehydrogenase subunit alpha — encoded protein: MLIKRKSADVQRGRLQSALGGLASGVMDRRSFLRRSGLVAGGVAAAGALQIGSVRKAEAADYGPATGTKVVKNICTHCSVGCTVRAEVANGVWVGQEPAWESPINRGSHCAKGASVRELVHGDRRIKYPMKLVDGQWQRLSWDQAVSEIGDKMMEIRAKSGADSVYLLGSAKFSNEGSYLFRKFAAFWGTNNVDHQARICHSTTVAGVANVWGYGAMTNSYNDIRNSKTVIFMGSNAAEAHPVSMQHILTGKEQQRANVIVFDPRLTRTAAHATDYVRFRSGTDIAVIWGLMWHIFHNGWEDKAFIAARVHGMDDVRKEVAKYDPKTVEDITGIPGEQLKRVAQTFATVKPATFVWCMGVTQHSVGTANVRAICTLLLATGNVGSNGTGANIFRGHCNVQGATDFGLDISNLPCYYGLVEGAWRHWSRVWGVDYDYFVSRFDEVPAKGGRAARTRKQNMETSGHTSTRWFDAANLPAEQVDQKDNLKAMFVMGHGGNTIPRMPDAVKGLEKLELLVVCDPHPTNFVSLGGRKNGTYILPVCTQFETSGSRTCSNRSVQWGEKVVEPIFESASDYAVIYKLSQKLGFATEMFRPYEMVQGKIGLEPTAESILREINRGGWSTGYTGQSPERLKLHMANQDKFDIVTLRGAKGSPVENDFYGLPWPCWGTPEYKHPGTHILYNTSLAAKDGGGTFRPRFGLTRERTLPDGSKVEDTLLAEGGSYSLNSDIKDGYPEFTMGVLKKLGWDKDLTPAELATISWIGGNNIDAVSWSIDLSGGIQRVAMDHGCVPYGNGKARANAWNLPDPVPTHREPIYSPRVDLVAKWPARPDERTLRIPNLHTSVQKAAVEKGIAKSFPIVLTSGRLVEYEGGGEETRSNKWLAELQQDMFVEINPADAVARGIRDGAMVWVTGPENNSKARVKALVTERVGKGAAFMPFHFGGVFQGVDQRGNYPKGLDPIVLGESVNTITTYGYDPVTAMHEGKVTLCQIAAA